The genomic stretch TTAACACCACCAGGAATATATCTTTTGGTCTTGTCAAATATCTCTTTACTTTTATCAAGTCTCATGCTTACAGCTCCTTTCGATTTAATATCTTTGCAGCCTCTAAAGCATGGTACGTTATAATCGCATCAGCACCTGCTCTCTTTATTGCAGTCAATATTTCAATCATTATCTCTTTTTCATTCAAAAAACCAAGCTTGCCAGCACTTTTTACCATGGCATACTCGCCGCTAACATTATAAGCTATAATAGGAATATTGAATTTCTCTTTTGCCACAAAAATTACATCAAGTGATGTCAAGGCAGGTTTTATAATTACAGCATCGGCGCCTTCTAAAATATCAGCTTCTATCTCTCGCAGAGCTTCTCTTTTGTTTTGGTATGGCATTTGATAACTTTTTCTGTCGCCAAAAGCAGGCCGTGAGTTTGCTACATCTCTAAATGGCGCATAAAGTGAGGATGCAAACTTTGCACTGTATGGTATAATGGGAGTATAAACAAATCCGTGACTGTCAAGTTTCTCACGGATAGCAGCAACCCTTCCGTCCATCATATCAGATGGACAAATTATATCTGCCCCTGCTTTTGCATAGGACAGTGCTATTTCACTTAAAACTTCTATTGTCTTATCATTGTCTATTTTATTGCCTTGCAAAATACCGCAATGTCCATGAGATGTGTACTCACAAAGGCACACATCTGCAAACACTAATATATCTTCAGAATATTCTTTTATTTTCCTTATTGCCTGCTGGACTGCCCCATCATCCTTGGTAGCATAACTGCCCATCTCATCTTTCTGTGAAGTCACACCAAACAAAATTACACCGCCAATGTCAGCTTTCTTGATTTCATCCAAAATTTCATATAGTCTGTCAACAGATACCTTCACAATGCCATCTAATTGCGGCATTCTTTCAAACACGTTTTTACCATCATCAATAAATAGTGGAAAAATAAACTCTTTGCTGTAAAGTCTTGTTTCATAAAAAAGTTCTCTTAAAGCTTTTGTCTGTCTTAACCTTCTTAATCTTTTAAACTCCATTTTTGACCACCTCTAAAATCTTATTTACTATTCCCTCATCAGTTACCTCATTACTAATGATACTTTTAATACCGAAACTTTCCAATGTCTTTTGGGTATGCTCACCAATTGAAATAACTATTTTATTAGAAAGCATTTCAACCCCATAGCATTCTATAAAGTGTCTAAACATTCCTGAGCTTGTGAATACAAATATGTCTGAATCGTAAACTGCATCATTTGGGTTTTTAGTAAATTCCATTGAATATGCAAAGATGGTATCAACCTCAAATCCCAGGCTTTCAAGGGAATTTTTGAAGTAATCTCCTGCATTTTTTGACTGCACAGTCAATATCTTTTTGCTTTTATCAATTTCATTTTCGAAAATCTTGATCAAGCCATCTGATGAATGTTCATCTGGAATATATTTTACCTTAAATCCTCTCTTTTGGAGTGAAAGTGCAGTTTTTTTGCCTATTGCAGCAAAGTCACCTTTTATATTTCTCACATCTATATTTTTTTCAATCAAGTAGTCAAAAAAACTATCAACACCATTTACGCTTGTAAATACCAATATATTGTATTCAGGCAAAGAGTTTATAATTTTATCAATCTCCTCCCTATGTAGAACTAGTTTTGAACAGCAACCATCAACAACGTCCGCACCAAGACTGAATAGCAAACTTTTTATATTCCTTGAGACACTTTTTGGACGTGTGATACAAATTCTTTTACCAAATAAAGGTAAACTCTCATAAAAAGAAAGCTTATTCCTAAATTTTATGACTTCACCTATTACAAATACCATCGGCGATGTAATTTGATTTTTAAACTTTCCAGTTGCAAAGTCTTCTAAATGCCCGCTAATTACTTTTTGCCGACCAGTTGTTGCATTAATTACTGCTGCAGTAAGGGTTTTAGGTTGTTTGCCGTGTAAAATCAGTTTTTGTGAGATACTTTCAACATTTTCGGCAGACATGAGAAATATTAAAGTGCCATCAAGTTTAGAAATTATGTTCCAATTCAGCTCTTCATCGTTGCACGTGTGCCCAGTAAACACATGAAATTCACGTGCAAGTTTTCTATACGTGATTGGAATACCCGCAAAGGTTAAAGCAGAGTAAAATGAACTAACACCAGGAATAATTTCAAAAGGTATGTTATTTTCAAATAGTTTTTCTGCCTCTTCTGCTCCCCTTCCAAATATATATGGGTCTCCACCTTTTAGCCGAACAACATTAAAACCTTTTTTTGCATATTCTATCATTAAGTTTATAATTCTGTCCTGAGAAAGTACATGTTTTTTTGGTTCTTTACCACAGTAGATATAAATTGCATCATCTTTTGCAAGCTTCAACAAATTTTTGTTTATTAACCTGTCGTAAATTATTACATCAGCAGTTTTTATAGCATTCAGACCCTTTACTGTTATCAAGTCCTCCATGTACGGACCGGCACCAACAATATATACTTTTCCAACTTTCAATATACACAACTCCTTCTTGGGCAATCTAATTTCATATGGTAACAAAAAGCTAACTTTTGAGCATATTACTTAGCTTATTTGCAAGAGACAAAAAGTCAGCTTTGTCACCCTCAATACTTGCTTTTACTAATTTATCACCTCTTAAAAGGGAAGCAAATGCATAAATTTTGTCCTGGTCTGTTTTACAAAAAACGCCAATCGACGAATGACACCCTCCTCCCAAAAACTTCAAAACAAGTCTTTCAAATTGGGTTTGGATATATGCATCAGTATCGTTTATTTTATTCAAGATGTTTTTATAAGGACTATCCTTAAGGCATTCAATGCATATTGCTCCCTGACCGGGGCAAGGTGTAATCTCATTTACATCAAAAATATAACTCACACGAGAATCTAAGTTTAATCGTTTTAATGCAGCATAAGCAAGCACAACTCCATCAAGCCCTTCTGACTCAATCTTTGAAAGTCGCGTTTCTATATTTCCTCTT from Caldicellulosiruptor kronotskyensis 2002 encodes the following:
- the hemB gene encoding porphobilinogen synthase, whose translation is MEFKRLRRLRQTKALRELFYETRLYSKEFIFPLFIDDGKNVFERMPQLDGIVKVSVDRLYEILDEIKKADIGGVILFGVTSQKDEMGSYATKDDGAVQQAIRKIKEYSEDILVFADVCLCEYTSHGHCGILQGNKIDNDKTIEVLSEIALSYAKAGADIICPSDMMDGRVAAIREKLDSHGFVYTPIIPYSAKFASSLYAPFRDVANSRPAFGDRKSYQMPYQNKREALREIEADILEGADAVIIKPALTSLDVIFVAKEKFNIPIIAYNVSGEYAMVKSAGKLGFLNEKEIMIEILTAIKRAGADAIITYHALEAAKILNRKEL
- the cobA gene encoding uroporphyrinogen-III C-methyltransferase, with protein sequence MKVGKVYIVGAGPYMEDLITVKGLNAIKTADVIIYDRLINKNLLKLAKDDAIYIYCGKEPKKHVLSQDRIINLMIEYAKKGFNVVRLKGGDPYIFGRGAEEAEKLFENNIPFEIIPGVSSFYSALTFAGIPITYRKLAREFHVFTGHTCNDEELNWNIISKLDGTLIFLMSAENVESISQKLILHGKQPKTLTAAVINATTGRQKVISGHLEDFATGKFKNQITSPMVFVIGEVIKFRNKLSFYESLPLFGKRICITRPKSVSRNIKSLLFSLGADVVDGCCSKLVLHREEIDKIINSLPEYNILVFTSVNGVDSFFDYLIEKNIDVRNIKGDFAAIGKKTALSLQKRGFKVKYIPDEHSSDGLIKIFENEIDKSKKILTVQSKNAGDYFKNSLESLGFEVDTIFAYSMEFTKNPNDAVYDSDIFVFTSSGMFRHFIECYGVEMLSNKIVISIGEHTQKTLESFGIKSIISNEVTDEGIVNKILEVVKNGV
- the hemC gene encoding hydroxymethylbilane synthase, with amino-acid sequence MKKLRIGARDSKLSRIQVDIVARKIKQTLGIECEFVPIKTKGDIDKTKSLKDFKSPGVFVKEIELALFSREIDLAVHSLKDLPCEMDSNFDIVAVVEREDSRDVLVSKDGVGFYQLKPNAKIGTSSLRREVHLKNLREDIQVVNIRGNIETRLSKIESEGLDGVVLAYAALKRLNLDSRVSYIFDVNEITPCPGQGAICIECLKDSPYKNILNKINDTDAYIQTQFERLVLKFLGGGCHSSIGVFCKTDQDKIYAFASLLRGDKLVKASIEGDKADFLSLANKLSNMLKS